In the Leptotrichia sp. oral taxon 223 genome, TGGCGCTTCTTGGAAAAAACAACCCATTTGGAATATTAGTTGCAGCAATATTTTATGCATCACTTGAGGTTGGAGGACAAATGCTGCAGCAGAGATACCAGATTGACAAGGATATTGTATTTATTATACAAGCGTTAATCATTATTTTTGTAGCATCAGAAAATTTATTTAAATTTATGATTAATAAAAAGAAAGTGGCGTAAATTTAGTTATTAAATAAAAAATATTGAGTTAGAAAGGAAAGATAAAATGAATATATTACAACAAATACTTAATTTATTGCAGCAAACAATAATAATAGCACCTCCAATCCTTATAACAGCCGTAGGAGCGTGTATCTCTGAAAGAAGTGGAATTGTTAATATTGGGCTTGAAGGAATTATGCTAAGTTCAGCATTTGCAACGGCAGTTGTCAATATTGCCACAGGGAATCCTTATTTAGGAATAGTTTTTGGAATGATAGTGGGAATTTTAATTTCGCTACTTCACGCAGTAATCAGTATCAACCTTAGAGGAAACCAGATTATAAGCGGAGTTGCAATAAATCTATTTGCAGCCGCAATAACTTCATATTCAATAAAAACTATCTATAAAACTGCTGGAAGCACTCCGTTAGCAAAGTCATTGGCAAATCGTCCATTAATGATAATTGTAATCTATGGAATCGGCATAGCAATGTATTTCTTTTTGTATAAAACTGTTTTAGGTTTGAGAATCCGTTCAGTTGGAGAACATCCATTAGCGGCCGATACAGTTGGGATAAGTGTTTATAAGACAAGATATATCGCTGTACTTATATCAGGTGCATTAGGAGGACTTGGCGGGGCTTATCTTACAGCCGTACTGCTTCCGTCTTTTTCAAACAACATGTCAGCAGGGCGTGGATATATCGCCTTGGCAGCAATGATTTTTGGGAAATGGAATCCAATAGGAGCAATTTTAGCAAGTTTATTATTCGCTTTTGGACAAGCATTCGCCGATGTTTCCAAAACAATAGGACTCCCAATATCTCAGCAATTTTTGACAATGATACCGTATATTTTAACATTGTTGGCGTTGGTTGGATTTGTAGGAAAATCGAAAGCACCGAAGGCATCAGGATTGCCATATGAAAAATAAAATTTGATAATAAAAAAGGAATAAAAATGTCAAAATCTTATCAGAAAATAAATGCAGAAACAATTGATCGATGGATTGAAGAAGGCTAGGAATGGGGAAAGCCAATTAGCCATGAAACGTATTTAAATGCCAAAAATGGTAATTGGGATGTCCTTTTGACACCAGTAAATCCTGTGCCTCACGAATGGTTTGGAAACTTAAAAGATAAAAAAATACTAGGACTGGCTTCTGGAGGAGGCCAGCAAATGCCTATATTTAGTGCTTTGGGTGCAAACTGCACTGTTTTGGATTATTCAGATAAACAGCTGAAAGCTGAAAAAATAGTTGCAGAACGTGAAAAATATGAAATAGAAATTATCAAAGCCGATATGACAAAAAAATTACCATTTTCAGATAACAGTTTTGACATAATTTTTCATCCAGTAAGCAACTGCTATATTGAAAAAGTTGAACCAGTATTTAAAGAATGTTATCGAATTTTGAAAAAAGATGGAATTTTATTGTGTGGACTGGATATTGGAACAAATTATACTGTAGATGAAAAGGAAGAGAAAATCATAAACAGTCTTCCATTCAACCCATTAGTCAACGAAGAGCAAAGAAAACAGCTGGAAGAACAGGATTGCGGAATTCAATTTTCTCACACAATATCAGAACAGATAGGCGGGCAATTGAAAGCTGGATTTAGACTAACAGATATTTATGATGATACAAATGGATTCGGAAGGTTGCATGAACTTAATATTGCAAGTTTTGTGGCAACAAGAGCAATAAAAGAATAAAAACACAAAAGGAATATTTAATATGAGAAAAATAGTTTTTATATTTATGGTATTTTCTTTAGTTTCTTTTCCAAAAGATTTGGAAATAAGTACAGCTAAATTTTTTAGTGCATGTGGGGAAAATGATAATGAACATTTAAAAATACTAGAAAATGAACAAAGAAAAATGAATGAAATATACAATAAATTAATTCAAAAATTTGATAAAAATAGAAGACGTTATTCTAAATCGAAGCAGGAGTTAATTAATTCTCAAAAAATGTGGATAAAATATTCAGATGAAGAAATGAGAAATTATGGAATGTATAGAAATTGGTATAACCTATGCGTTAGAGAAAAATCTGAAACAAGAGAACGGATTAATTTAATACAACAAAGAATACTGGAATTAACAAATAAATATAAAAAATATTTAAATTAAAATAATAATTGGAAAAATCTGTTTCATAGATTGTTAAAAAAATTTGTGAAACAGGCTTTTTTATCTTTAAAAATTTATTATTAATAAATAGCTTTTCTTTATTTATTTTTGCAGGATTGCTCATTGCCGCAAATCCTGCACCTATGGCTAGACTACGACTTTTATTTGCCCAACTCCGAAACTCCTCCTTTCAGTCGTCAGACAGTCGTAGTTGAACAAATAAAAGCTCCGTCGAATTATTAAAACTAAAGAATTTTTTTAACTAAAATAAAAACGAAGCAAAATTTCGTTAAAGAAAAAATAACTGTTTGAGATTTTGAAATAAATTTTAAATTATATTTGACTATTTGTATTAAAATAACTTTGATTCAAAATCGAGTTTTATTTTTTCTTTATAAGAAAGTTTTGCGTAAAGCGGGGTTGTAAGGGCATGGCGTTTGATGCCCTTACGTTAAAAAAGAATAAGAATATAAAATAAAAAACTATTATTAATAAAAATAATCTAAAGTAAAAAAATAAAAAAAGGATTGGTTTATTGAGGGGAATTTTAGGAGAGAGGAACATCGAAAAGAATGAAAGACAACAAAATAAAAATTATTGGAGCAAGGGAACATAATTTGAAGAATATTGATATTGAGATTCCTAAGAATGAGCTTGTGGTAATTACAGGGGTTTCGGGGAGTGGGAAATCCTCGCTTGCGTTTGATACGATTTATTCAGAAGGGCAGAGAAGGTATGTGGAGAGTTTGTCAGCTTATGCTAGGATGTTTATTGGGCAGATGCAGAAGCCTGAATTGGATAGTATTGAGGGGCTTTCGCCTGCGATTTCGATTGAGCAGAAAAGTGTTTCTAAGAATCCACGTTCAACTGTTGGGACAACTACCGAAATTTATGATTATATGAGACTTTTATGGGCACACATTGGAGAGGCACATTGTCCGATTTGTCATCAGAAGGTGGAAAAGCAGTCGATTCAGGAAATTGTGGATAATCTTGTGAATGGACGAAACGAAAAGGATAAACTTATTGTATTGTCACCTGTTGTTATTGATAAAAAGGGGACTCATAAAAATCTGTTTTTGAATTTGCAAAAAAGAGGGTTTCAGAGAGTTCGGGTGAATGGAGATATTTTGGATTTGAATGACACAATTGACTTAGATAAGAATAAAAGACATAATATTGAAGTTGTTGTAGATAGGCTTGTTGTAAAAAAAGATGACAAGGAATTTTTGAGCAGAATTACAGAAGCTATCGAAACGGCAAGTGAGCTTTCCAATGGAAAAATTATTGCAAATGTGAATGGAGAAGATAACAAATATAGTGAAAATTTTTCCTGTCCAAATCATCCCGATGTGATTTTTCCAGATGTTGTGCCAAGACTGTTTTCGTTTAATGCGCCTTATGGGGCTTGTGAAGTTTGTAATGGGCTTGGTTCAAGGCTGGAAGTGGATGAGAATAAATTGATTGTAGATGAAAATTTGTCAATTAATGAAGGTGGAATTATTTTTCCGGGGGCAACGACGAAAAGGGGATGGAACTGGGATTTATTCACGGCGATGGCAAAGGCACATAAAATCGACTTGGATAAAAAGGTGTCTGAATTGACTCGGAAAGAAAAGGATATAATTTTTTATGGAAGTAATAAGAAGTTTAAGTTTTCTTGGAGCGGGGACAGTTTTAGTTATAATGGAAATAGGGATTTTGAGGGAATTGTGAATGGTATTGAGCGTAGGTATAGGGAAACTGCTTCTGAGTCTGCAAAGGAAGAAATTGAAGCAAAATATATGACGGAAAGAACTTGTAAGACTTGTAAGGGGAAAAGGCTGAAAGAT is a window encoding:
- a CDS encoding ABC transporter permease, which encodes MNILQQILNLLQQTIIIAPPILITAVGACISERSGIVNIGLEGIMLSSAFATAVVNIATGNPYLGIVFGMIVGILISLLHAVISINLRGNQIISGVAINLFAAAITSYSIKTIYKTAGSTPLAKSLANRPLMIIVIYGIGIAMYFFLYKTVLGLRIRSVGEHPLAADTVGISVYKTRYIAVLISGALGGLGGAYLTAVLLPSFSNNMSAGRGYIALAAMIFGKWNPIGAILASLLFAFGQAFADVSKTIGLPISQQFLTMIPYILTLLALVGFVGKSKAPKASGLPYEK
- a CDS encoding lysozyme inhibitor LprI family protein; translated protein: MRKIVFIFMVFSLVSFPKDLEISTAKFFSACGENDNEHLKILENEQRKMNEIYNKLIQKFDKNRRRYSKSKQELINSQKMWIKYSDEEMRNYGMYRNWYNLCVREKSETRERINLIQQRILELTNKYKKYLN